In a genomic window of Blattabacterium cuenoti:
- the metK gene encoding methionine adenosyltransferase, whose protein sequence is MAYLFTSESVSEGHPDKISDQISDSILDHFLAYDPNAKVAIETLVTTGQIILSGEVNSKTWVNVKKIARDILRKIGYTKNEYRFHADSCGILSAIQEQSLDLLEGIHRLKKEEQGAGDQCIVFGYAVKEAENYMPLSLEISHHILKELSFLRNEGEEMTYLRPDAKSQVTLEYSDTNVPVHIHTIVISTQHDEFDTKEKMHQRIVDDVKGILIPRVMNNIKNVKKLFSNETKYYINSTGKFVIGGPHGDTGLTGRKIIVDTYGGRGSHGGGAFSGKDPSKMDRSGAYAARHIAKNLVAAGISDELLIQISYAVGVADPIGIFVNTYGKSKVDNENIVLNIKKIFDLRPYAIEKRLKLRQPMYEETSVYGHMGKTPKKVYKSFLDIEGNKKKQEVELFTWEKLDYLAVIKDIFNPKKRYLIF, encoded by the coding sequence ATGGCTTATTTATTTACTAGCGAATCTGTTTCAGAAGGTCACCCCGATAAGATCTCAGATCAAATATCTGATTCAATACTAGATCATTTTTTAGCGTATGATCCAAATGCCAAAGTAGCTATAGAAACTTTAGTCACCACGGGACAAATTATATTATCTGGAGAAGTCAATTCTAAGACTTGGGTTAATGTTAAAAAAATAGCTCGCGATATCCTTAGAAAAATAGGGTACACTAAAAATGAATATAGATTTCATGCAGATTCTTGTGGAATTCTTTCTGCTATTCAAGAGCAATCTTTAGATCTATTAGAGGGAATTCATAGATTAAAAAAAGAAGAACAAGGAGCTGGAGATCAATGTATTGTATTTGGTTATGCAGTGAAAGAAGCGGAAAATTATATGCCTTTATCTTTGGAAATATCACATCATATATTAAAAGAACTTTCATTTCTCAGAAATGAAGGAGAAGAAATGACTTATTTACGTCCAGATGCAAAATCTCAAGTAACTTTAGAATATTCTGACACCAATGTACCGGTACATATTCACACAATTGTAATTTCAACTCAACATGATGAATTTGATACAAAAGAAAAAATGCATCAACGTATAGTTGATGACGTTAAAGGTATTCTCATTCCAAGAGTAATGAATAACATAAAAAATGTAAAAAAATTATTTTCGAATGAAACGAAATACTACATCAATTCAACAGGAAAATTTGTCATTGGAGGACCTCATGGTGATACTGGTTTAACCGGAAGAAAGATTATAGTAGATACTTATGGAGGAAGAGGATCTCATGGAGGAGGTGCTTTTTCCGGAAAAGATCCATCTAAAATGGATAGATCTGGAGCTTATGCCGCTAGACACATAGCTAAAAATCTGGTAGCAGCAGGAATTTCAGATGAATTGTTAATACAAATATCCTACGCTGTAGGTGTTGCAGATCCTATAGGGATTTTTGTTAATACCTATGGTAAATCAAAAGTAGATAATGAAAATATTGTGTTGAATATAAAGAAAATTTTTGATTTACGTCCTTACGCTATAGAAAAAAGATTAAAATTACGTCAGCCAATGTATGAGGAAACATCTGTGTATGGACATATGGGAAAAACACCAAAAAAAGTGTATAAGTCTTTTTTAGATATAGAAGGAAATAAAAAAAAACAAGAAGTAGAACTTTTTACATGGGAAAAGTTGGACTATTTAGCCGTTATAAAGGATATATTCAATCCCAAAAAAAGGTATTTAATATTTTAA
- a CDS encoding bifunctional 3-deoxy-7-phosphoheptulonate synthase/chorismate mutase type II: protein MEKLNNSIDRSWIDKRNQPFIISGPCSAENEEQILETANRLNSSYVQVFRAGIWKPRTKPNNFEGVGKKGLEWLSKVKKNTGLMLATEIANAEHVKLAISFGIDILWIGARSTASPFTIQEIADAMEGERNQIILVKNPIHPDIELWIGALERLLSKGIRKLGVIHRGFYTYKNSKYRNQPNWNLLLNFRKKFPRIPILCDPSHICGSKEGIFDIAKKAYHFQCEGLMIESHCDPDSAWSDAKQQITPENLLKMLKELTYIEKYDQKSQKYLDSFRIFIDELDENIISLLAERMNISKKLGTLKKASDIEIFQPNRWKDIMEKSINLGKNLGISEELLEGIFKLLHQESIKIQNQIR from the coding sequence ATGGAAAAATTGAATAATAGTATAGACAGATCTTGGATTGATAAACGGAATCAACCATTCATTATATCTGGACCTTGTAGTGCAGAAAATGAAGAACAAATATTAGAAACAGCCAATAGATTGAACTCTTCTTATGTTCAAGTATTTAGAGCTGGAATATGGAAACCTAGAACAAAACCCAATAATTTCGAAGGCGTTGGAAAAAAAGGACTTGAATGGCTCAGTAAGGTAAAAAAAAATACGGGATTAATGTTAGCTACAGAAATAGCCAATGCAGAACATGTTAAATTAGCCATTTCTTTTGGAATAGATATTCTTTGGATAGGTGCTAGAAGTACGGCAAGTCCTTTTACGATTCAAGAAATAGCGGATGCTATGGAAGGAGAACGTAATCAAATCATTTTAGTAAAAAACCCTATTCATCCTGATATAGAATTATGGATAGGAGCTTTAGAACGTTTATTGAGTAAAGGAATTAGAAAATTAGGAGTTATACATCGTGGGTTTTATACCTACAAAAACTCAAAATATCGTAATCAGCCTAATTGGAATCTTTTATTAAATTTTAGAAAAAAATTTCCTAGAATCCCTATTCTATGTGATCCTTCACATATTTGTGGGAGTAAAGAAGGAATTTTTGATATAGCGAAAAAAGCTTATCATTTTCAATGTGAAGGGTTAATGATAGAAAGTCATTGTGATCCTGATAGTGCTTGGAGCGATGCTAAACAACAAATCACACCAGAAAACCTTTTGAAGATGTTAAAAGAATTAACATATATCGAAAAATATGATCAAAAAAGTCAAAAATATTTGGATTCTTTTAGGATTTTTATTGATGAATTGGATGAAAATATTATTTCACTTTTAGCGGAAAGAATGAATATTTCCAAAAAATTAGGAACTTTGAAAAAAGCTTCAGATATTGAAATTTTTCAACCTAATAGATGGAAAGATATTATGGAAAAATCTATTAATTTGGGGAAAAATTTAGGAATTTCCGAAGAATTACTTGAAGGTATTTTCAAACTTTTGCATCAAGAATCCATCAAAATTCAAAATCAAATTAGATAA
- a CDS encoding prephenate dehydrogenase, which yields MIIGIIGLGLIGGSIALGLRKSSFGDKFIGTDSNKENALHAVKLGIVDEIIPFQDLIIQSSVIILSIPVNRIEKILPSILNRINTDTVILDTGSTKYDICNRIFSHPKRNRFVATHPIAGIENSGPFSAYSGLFNNKTCIICDSELSSPDAMSIVIKIYSIMNMGMIYMTSKEHDLYIAYISHLPHVISFALANTVLKKFENEKTIFNNMMGSGLDSTTRLAKSKPETWLPIFISNRENMIQSIDSYIDHLNKFRNHLIDKKYNEINQYMKKANDIKR from the coding sequence ATGATTATTGGAATAATAGGATTAGGATTGATTGGCGGATCCATTGCTTTAGGATTGAGAAAATCAAGTTTTGGTGATAAATTTATAGGAACAGATTCTAATAAAGAAAACGCTTTACATGCTGTCAAACTTGGAATTGTAGATGAGATAATTCCTTTTCAGGATCTTATTATACAATCTTCAGTGATTATTTTATCTATTCCCGTAAATAGAATAGAAAAAATACTTCCAAGTATTCTGAATAGAATCAATACAGACACAGTCATTTTAGATACTGGATCTACTAAATATGATATTTGTAATAGAATTTTCTCTCATCCTAAAAGAAATCGTTTTGTAGCAACACATCCGATTGCAGGAATTGAAAATTCTGGACCTTTTTCAGCTTATTCTGGTTTGTTTAATAATAAAACATGTATTATTTGTGATTCTGAACTTAGTTCTCCAGATGCAATGTCTATCGTCATAAAAATCTATTCTATTATGAATATGGGTATGATTTATATGACTTCTAAAGAACATGATTTATATATTGCTTATATATCTCATTTACCTCATGTGATTTCTTTTGCTTTAGCTAATACAGTTTTAAAAAAATTTGAGAATGAAAAAACGATTTTTAATAATATGATGGGAAGTGGATTAGATTCAACTACACGTTTAGCGAAAAGTAAGCCTGAAACATGGTTGCCTATTTTTATCTCAAATAGAGAGAATATGATTCAATCCATAGATTCGTATATTGATCATTTAAATAAATTTCGTAATCATTTGATAGACAAAAAATATAATGAAATAAATCAATATATGAAAAAGGCAAACGATATAAAAAGATAG
- a CDS encoding pyridoxal phosphate-dependent aminotransferase yields the protein MIVSAKRMHKISEYFFSEKMKEIRNLEKDGLKIINLGIGNPDLLPPYGVVDKMKKASELKYANTYQSYIGIEPLRHAISNWYKKIYQVDIDYKYEILPLMGSKEGIMHISMSYLDKGDEVLIPDPGYPAYSSVSKLLEAKIIYYDLHEDKNWIPRLENLSGVKAKIMWINYPHMPTGATIPFEKLEEIVLFAKKKNVLLVHDNPYSVILNHKRPLSIFNVKGAKDIALELNTLSKTYNMPGWRVGMIVGKKEFIQNILKIKSQMDSGMYYPIQIGAIEAMNHDSKWIENLNVEYFKRRKIIWKICDRLNLKYTKKSSGIFVWAKITDADKNDHIWSEKILKKYHIFITPGRVFGHNGKGYIRFSMCCPIEILEQAKNRIFS from the coding sequence ATGATTGTATCAGCAAAAAGAATGCATAAAATATCGGAATACTTCTTTTCCGAAAAAATGAAGGAAATTCGCAATCTTGAAAAAGATGGTTTGAAAATCATTAATTTAGGGATTGGAAATCCTGATCTTCTTCCACCATATGGTGTTGTAGATAAAATGAAAAAAGCCTCAGAATTAAAATACGCTAATACTTATCAAAGTTATATTGGAATAGAACCGTTACGTCATGCTATTTCTAATTGGTATAAAAAAATATATCAAGTTGATATTGATTATAAATATGAAATTTTACCATTGATGGGATCTAAAGAAGGAATTATGCATATAAGTATGTCTTATTTAGATAAAGGCGATGAAGTATTAATTCCTGATCCTGGGTATCCTGCTTATTCTTCTGTATCCAAACTTTTGGAAGCAAAAATTATTTATTATGATCTTCATGAGGATAAAAATTGGATTCCTAGATTGGAAAATCTGTCTGGGGTAAAAGCAAAAATAATGTGGATAAATTATCCTCACATGCCTACGGGGGCAACAATTCCTTTTGAAAAATTAGAAGAAATTGTTCTTTTTGCGAAGAAAAAAAATGTGTTACTAGTTCACGATAATCCTTATAGTGTTATATTAAATCATAAACGGCCTTTAAGTATTTTTAATGTGAAAGGAGCGAAGGATATAGCTTTGGAATTAAATACTTTAAGTAAGACTTACAATATGCCTGGATGGCGTGTTGGAATGATAGTAGGAAAAAAAGAATTTATTCAGAATATATTGAAAATAAAAAGTCAAATGGATTCTGGTATGTATTATCCCATACAAATTGGAGCTATAGAAGCTATGAATCATGATTCAAAATGGATTGAAAATCTTAATGTTGAATATTTTAAACGAAGAAAAATTATATGGAAAATATGTGATCGCTTAAACTTAAAATATACAAAAAAAAGTTCTGGAATATTTGTTTGGGCAAAAATAACTGATGCAGATAAAAATGATCATATATGGTCAGAAAAAATCCTCAAAAAGTATCACATATTTATTACACCTGGTAGAGTGTTTGGGCATAATGGTAAAGGATATATAAGATTTTCTATGTGTTGTCCAATTGAAATTTTAGAACAGGCAAAAAATAGAATTTTTTCATGA
- a CDS encoding prephenate dehydratase, which produces MKKIAIQGIKGCFHHAAVSRYFEGCNYKLMECSSFRELAVSVAKSNVNIGVMAIENSIAGTILTNYSLLSEYNLKIVGEVYMPIQHHLMAYPGQNIEDIKEIYSHPMAILQCESFTDAHPYIKISEYSDTASAAQHISICKKKGLAAIASENAAKEYGLDIISKNIQTVTSNFTRFFIIKNSSKQENDYFFNKASLIFKILHTTGSLSQILSLISSLGINMTKIQSIPIIQRPWEYSFYVDIIFSNIKDYEKMKKKIKKNPCLHQLSIMGEYKNGMKTE; this is translated from the coding sequence ATGAAAAAAATAGCGATACAAGGAATTAAAGGATGTTTTCATCATGCAGCTGTTTCTAGATATTTTGAAGGGTGTAATTATAAGTTGATGGAATGTTCTTCTTTTAGAGAATTAGCTGTTTCTGTTGCAAAATCTAATGTAAATATTGGGGTTATGGCTATAGAAAATAGCATAGCGGGTACAATTTTGACGAATTACAGTCTTTTATCTGAGTACAATTTGAAAATAGTGGGAGAAGTATATATGCCTATACAACATCATCTCATGGCTTACCCAGGACAAAACATAGAGGATATTAAAGAAATATATTCTCATCCTATGGCTATTTTACAATGTGAATCATTCACAGATGCACATCCTTATATAAAAATATCCGAATATTCAGATACAGCTTCGGCTGCTCAACATATTTCTATATGCAAAAAAAAAGGTTTGGCTGCAATAGCTTCTGAAAATGCGGCTAAAGAATATGGTTTGGATATCATTTCTAAGAATATACAAACTGTTACAAGTAATTTTACTAGATTTTTTATTATTAAAAATTCTTCTAAACAAGAAAATGATTATTTTTTTAATAAAGCTTCATTAATATTCAAAATATTGCATACTACTGGAAGTTTATCTCAGATACTGAGTCTTATATCTAGTCTTGGAATTAACATGACGAAAATACAATCCATTCCTATCATACAAAGACCTTGGGAATATTCATTTTATGTAGACATTATATTTAGCAATATAAAAGATTATGAAAAAATGAAAAAAAAAATTAAAAAAAATCCCTGTCTTCATCAGTTATCTATTATGGGAGAATATAAAAATGGAATGAAAACCGAATGA
- a CDS encoding Nramp family divalent metal transporter, translating to MQNKKSSIGWRNENQHPSLSEVFSSVSVPKQKGIWKKLFAFTGPGLLIAVGYMDPGNWATDIAGGSKFGYMLLSVIFISNFFAIILQHLALKLGIVCERDLAQACRDHYPPYINFMLWILCEIAIAACDLAEIIGSVLALKLLFGVPMTWGVFITVIDVLIILFFQYKGFRYIESVVAALIFTIIVCFSFEIISSKPEIIPILKGIVPNPEIIRNSHSFYISIGILGATVMPHNLYLHSSIIQTRNYPRTIEGKKMAIKYATIDSTLSLSLAFFINAAILIVSAATFHKAGHTEVADIMDAHKLLTPLLGSSLAGIFFALALLASGQNSTLTGTLAGQIVMEGFLNIKLKPWIRRLITRLIAIVPAMIASIVYGEKGTTELLIISQIILSIQLSFAIVPLVNFTGNYEKMGPFVNGTILKIISWVITIIIVLLNLFLIYDTFLGRR from the coding sequence ATGCAAAATAAAAAATCTTCTATAGGATGGAGAAATGAGAATCAGCATCCATCTCTTTCGGAAGTTTTTTCTTCCGTTTCTGTTCCTAAACAGAAAGGAATATGGAAAAAACTTTTTGCTTTTACAGGACCAGGATTATTAATTGCTGTAGGATACATGGATCCTGGAAATTGGGCTACAGACATTGCCGGAGGATCTAAATTTGGTTATATGCTTTTATCTGTTATTTTTATATCCAATTTTTTTGCTATTATTTTGCAACATTTAGCTTTAAAATTGGGAATTGTTTGTGAGAGAGATTTAGCACAAGCTTGTAGAGATCATTATCCACCCTATATTAATTTTATGCTATGGATTTTATGTGAAATCGCAATTGCTGCTTGTGATTTAGCAGAAATTATTGGTTCTGTATTAGCCTTAAAATTGCTTTTTGGTGTTCCTATGACATGGGGTGTATTTATTACAGTTATAGATGTTTTAATTATTTTATTTTTCCAATATAAAGGTTTTAGATATATTGAAAGTGTAGTAGCAGCTTTAATTTTTACAATTATAGTTTGTTTTAGTTTTGAAATTATTAGCTCAAAACCTGAAATTATTCCCATATTAAAAGGAATTGTACCCAATCCTGAAATTATTAGAAACTCGCATTCTTTCTACATATCTATAGGAATATTAGGAGCTACGGTAATGCCTCACAATCTTTATCTTCACTCAAGTATCATACAAACCAGAAATTACCCACGTACTATTGAAGGAAAAAAAATGGCTATAAAATATGCGACCATAGATAGCACTTTATCGTTATCCTTAGCATTTTTTATCAATGCAGCTATATTAATTGTATCTGCTGCTACTTTTCATAAAGCCGGACATACAGAAGTTGCAGACATTATGGATGCACATAAACTTTTAACTCCTCTATTAGGTTCCAGTTTAGCTGGAATTTTTTTTGCATTGGCTTTATTAGCATCAGGACAAAATTCAACGTTAACTGGAACTTTAGCTGGACAGATAGTAATGGAGGGGTTTCTAAATATAAAATTAAAACCCTGGATACGAAGATTAATCACGAGACTTATAGCTATTGTTCCAGCTATGATTGCTTCTATTGTTTATGGAGAAAAAGGAACAACTGAATTATTAATAATTAGTCAAATCATTTTATCAATACAACTAAGTTTTGCTATTGTTCCATTAGTTAATTTTACAGGAAATTATGAAAAAATGGGACCGTTTGTTAACGGAACTATTTTAAAGATAATATCTTGGGTTATTACAATTATTATTGTATTACTAAATTTATTTTTAATATATGACACTTTCTTAGGAAGAAGATAA
- the rplI gene encoding 50S ribosomal protein L9 → MKIILKKDIENLGFQYDEIDVKPGYARNYLIPKGYAVLALPGTVKNIHEILKQRSKKESFLIEKSKEIENKLRKLTIKIPVKVGKGGKLFGSINNQYLMKILNKEGISIDKKFIRTPGNKVIKTIGKHQATIRLHRKREFSLNFEVLSSS, encoded by the coding sequence ATGAAAATTATTCTCAAAAAAGACATAGAAAATCTGGGATTTCAGTACGATGAAATCGATGTAAAACCTGGTTATGCTAGGAATTATCTAATTCCTAAAGGATATGCTGTTTTAGCGTTACCTGGAACTGTAAAAAATATTCATGAAATATTGAAACAACGTTCTAAAAAAGAAAGTTTTTTAATTGAAAAATCGAAAGAAATAGAAAATAAATTAAGAAAATTAACTATAAAAATACCTGTTAAGGTAGGTAAAGGAGGAAAACTTTTCGGTTCAATTAATAATCAATATTTGATGAAAATTTTGAATAAAGAAGGGATCAGTATAGATAAAAAATTTATTAGAACACCTGGTAATAAAGTCATTAAAACAATAGGAAAACATCAGGCAACCATTAGATTACATAGAAAACGCGAGTTTTCGTTAAATTTTGAAGTATTATCTTCTTCCTAA
- the rpsR gene encoding 30S ribosomal protein S18, producing the protein MILLLEESHKHTKQATVDNELRYLSPIKIETKVEKKYCFFKKRNIKYIDYKDPTFLIKFLNAQGKILPRRITGTLQKNQNKLNAAIKRCRQIGLLPFVTDDLK; encoded by the coding sequence ATGATATTATTATTAGAGGAATCTCATAAACATACAAAACAAGCAACAGTAGATAATGAATTAAGATATTTATCTCCTATTAAAATAGAAACTAAAGTAGAAAAAAAATATTGCTTTTTTAAAAAAAGAAATATTAAATATATAGATTACAAAGATCCTACATTTTTAATAAAATTTCTGAATGCGCAAGGGAAAATTTTACCACGTCGTATTACAGGTACTTTACAAAAAAATCAAAATAAGTTAAATGCGGCTATTAAAAGATGCAGACAGATTGGTCTTTTACCTTTTGTTACAGATGATTTAAAATAA
- the rpsF gene encoding 30S ribosomal protein S6, with translation MLKHYENIIIITPILSDDQAKETAKEYENYIIQKKGKIIHQEHWGLKKLAYPIQKKQSGCYHLLEFLLESDWVSNLELKLRQDERILRFLTVKLNKYGIEYAEIRRKKLLKKNEEL, from the coding sequence ATGCTTAAACATTATGAAAATATTATAATAATAACTCCTATATTATCTGATGATCAAGCAAAAGAAACAGCAAAAGAATATGAAAATTATATCATACAAAAAAAAGGAAAAATTATTCATCAGGAACATTGGGGTTTAAAAAAATTAGCTTATCCCATTCAAAAAAAACAAAGTGGTTGTTATCATTTACTTGAATTTTTGTTAGAATCTGATTGGGTTTCTAATTTAGAATTGAAATTAAGACAAGATGAACGTATATTACGTTTTTTAACTGTAAAACTAAACAAGTATGGAATAGAATATGCTGAAATAAGAAGAAAAAAACTGTTAAAAAAAAATGAAGAATTATGA
- the gltX gene encoding glutamate--tRNA ligase: MSLDSVRVRFAPSPTGPLHLGGIRTALYNYLFAKKHNGAFILRIEDTDQKRFVKSSESYILEALKWCNIEPDEGVGYGGHYFPYYQSKRLDVYRTYVNKLLKKGNAYYAFDIDLDQKRKEYNHRGLIFSYNSKIRMDLNNSLTMTEKQLHDKLRSCSYVIRFKIEPGEKLKMYDIIRGNIIVDTDNLDDKVLLKSDGVATYHLANTIDDYLMKITHVIRGEEWLPSMSLHVLLYRALGWTPPNFAHLPLILRNNGKGKISKRNTDSFNFPIYPIQWKIPKTKVVIPGYRELGYFPEAFVNMLALLGWNPGIKREIFSLQELINLFSLEKITKSGVYFNIKKANWFNKKYLNKKQEEIFVFLSKKIKTHSIFFKKNYLWKVIYLTMDRIHFIHEIWEHSFYFFISPSFYEASFFKKICNEKTIVQLENAKKILLCNINLNQFTSINLRCLFKTIKNKHQIMQLFRFSLVGSLKGIDIFIILEMLGKEESMRRVEKLINQIKEKI, encoded by the coding sequence ATGTCACTAGATTCTGTAAGAGTTCGTTTTGCTCCTAGTCCTACAGGCCCACTTCATTTAGGTGGAATTAGAACAGCATTATATAATTATCTTTTTGCTAAAAAACATAACGGAGCATTTATTCTTAGAATAGAAGATACTGATCAAAAAAGATTTGTAAAAAGTTCTGAATCGTATATTTTGGAAGCATTAAAATGGTGTAACATAGAACCGGATGAAGGCGTAGGATATGGAGGCCATTATTTTCCTTATTATCAATCTAAAAGATTGGATGTTTATCGTACATATGTCAATAAATTATTAAAAAAAGGAAATGCTTATTATGCTTTTGACATAGATCTAGATCAAAAAAGAAAAGAATATAATCATCGTGGATTAATTTTTTCTTATAATTCTAAAATTAGAATGGATCTGAATAATTCTTTAACTATGACAGAAAAACAATTGCATGATAAATTGCGATCTTGTTCTTATGTGATTCGATTTAAAATAGAACCTGGAGAGAAATTGAAAATGTATGATATAATACGTGGTAACATAATAGTTGATACAGATAATTTAGATGATAAAGTTTTGTTAAAATCCGATGGGGTAGCTACTTATCATTTAGCTAATACAATAGACGATTACTTGATGAAAATAACTCACGTTATCAGAGGAGAAGAATGGCTTCCATCTATGTCTCTGCATGTATTATTATATAGAGCTTTGGGTTGGACTCCTCCTAATTTTGCACATTTGCCTTTGATTTTAAGAAATAATGGAAAAGGAAAGATTAGCAAAAGGAATACAGATAGTTTTAATTTTCCTATATATCCTATACAATGGAAAATTCCAAAAACTAAAGTTGTTATACCAGGATATAGAGAATTAGGTTATTTTCCAGAAGCGTTTGTGAATATGTTAGCTTTATTAGGATGGAATCCTGGAATTAAAAGAGAAATTTTTTCTCTACAAGAATTAATCAATTTATTTTCTTTAGAAAAAATAACTAAATCTGGTGTTTATTTTAATATAAAAAAAGCGAATTGGTTCAATAAAAAATATTTAAATAAAAAACAGGAAGAAATATTTGTATTTCTTTCAAAAAAAATAAAAACGCATTCTATTTTTTTCAAAAAAAATTACTTATGGAAAGTAATCTATTTGACAATGGATAGAATTCATTTTATTCATGAAATATGGGAACATTCTTTTTATTTTTTTATTTCTCCTAGTTTTTATGAAGCTAGTTTTTTCAAAAAAATTTGTAATGAAAAAACCATTGTTCAATTAGAAAATGCAAAAAAAATATTATTATGTAATATAAATCTGAATCAATTTACGTCTATAAATTTGAGATGTTTGTTTAAAACAATAAAAAATAAGCATCAAATCATGCAATTATTCCGTTTTTCTTTAGTGGGATCTTTAAAAGGAATTGATATTTTCATAATTTTGGAAATGTTAGGAAAAGAAGAAAGTATGCGACGTGTCGAAAAACTAATCAATCAAATCAAAGAAAAAATTTAG